One Saccharomyces eubayanus strain FM1318 chromosome VIII, whole genome shotgun sequence genomic window carries:
- the PAC1 gene encoding Pac1p, with protein sequence MTHWQQQLPLTDTQKNELDKSVLRYLNWNYKQTVQRDRGQDYESIRNTIVTLSKFLLEPVDQQEFSNDNDDNNNNEGIADVDELLLPRKWNSIVRLQRKIIDLEQNTEALVSQINDLSSQVAELSQSMPLASSGASAPNVLKWVPRSSPNYSVNVESSITSIKLHPNLPIVFVATDHGKLYAFDLLNYSIPLASLQTHTKAITFIDVLFTNFTNANTKNHLLVATASKDLQIHVFKWISNECKFQQIRSLLGHEHIISAVKIWQKNNDIFIASCSRDQTVKVWDFHNGWSLKSFQPHSQWVRSIDVLGDYIISGSHDTTLRLTHWPSGNGLSVGTGHEFPIEKVKFIHFIEDPANVRFRTPSTTQYENWGVQYCVSASRDRTIKIWEIPLPRLMAHRAPIPNPTDSNFKCLLTLKGHLSWVRDIFIRGQYLFSCGDDKSVRCWDLNTGQCLHTWNDLHSGFINCLDMDVDYDSNILPRQIMVTGGLDSKSSVFMR encoded by the coding sequence ATGACCCAttggcagcagcagctaCCCTTGACAGATACACAAAAGAATGAGCTCGATAAAAGCGTGTTGCGATACTTGAATTGGAACTATAAGCAAACAGTACAGCGTGACCGTGGTCAGGATTACGAGAGTATTCGGAACACCATCGTAACTCTGTCTAAGTTTCTGTTAGAACCCGTGGACCAGCAAGAATTTTCAAACGACAACgacgacaacaacaacaacgaaGGTATAGCGGATGTTGATGAACTACTACTGCCAAGAAAATGGAACTCCATCGTCAGACTGCAGCGGAAAATTATTGACTTGGAACAAAACACAGAGGCTCTTGTATCCCAGATTAACGATTTAAGCTCCCAAGTAGCAGAACTATCACAATCAATGCCTCTCGCTAGTAGCGGTGCCAGCGCTCCAAACGTTTTGAAATGGGTACCGAGAAGCTCACCAAACTATTCGGTCAACGTAGAATCGTCCATTACGTCCATAAAGTTACATCCCAATCTACCGATAGTGTTCGTAGCCACGGACCATGGCAAACTATATGCATTCGATCTACTGAACTACTCCATCCCTTTGGCGTCTTTACAAACTCACACAAAGGCAATAACTTTCATCGACGTGTTGTTTACTAACTTTACGAATGCGAACACTAAAAACCACTTACTGGTGGCTACTGCGTCCAAAGACCTGCAAATCCATGTTTTCAAATGGATCTCCAACGAATGcaaatttcaacaaatcaGATCCTTACTAGGCCACGAACACATCATCTCCGCAGTGAAAATTTGGCAGAAAAACAATGACATATTCATTGCGTCCTGTTCTAGAGACCAAACTGTTAAGGTTTGGGACTTCCACAACGGCTGGTCGCTGAAATCATTTCAGCCTCATTCCCAATGGGTACGCTCCATAGACGTTCTAGGCGACTATATCATCTCCGGGTCCCATGACACTACATTAAGATTGACACACTGGCCGTCAGGTAATGGTCTCAGCGTGGGCACAGGGCACGAGTTTCCCATAGAGAAAGTGAAGTTTATTCATTTCATTGAGGACCCGGCAAACGTAAGATTCAGAACCCCATCAACAACCCAATACGAGAACTGGGGGGTTCAATATTGCGTTTCTGCGTCAAGAGATAGAACGATAAAAATTTGGGAAATACCTCTGCCCAGACTAATGGCTCATAGAGCCCCCATACCGAATCCCACAGATTCGAATTTTAAATGCCTTTTAACGCTAAAGGGCCATCTTTCATGGGTTAGAGACATTTTCATCCGTGGTCAGTATCTGTTTTCTTGTGGTGATGATAAATCTGTTAGGTGTTGGGATTTAAACACTGGGCAATGTTTACATACTTGGAACGATTTGCATTCAGGGTTTATTAATTGTCTGGACATGGATGTAGACTACGACTCCAATATTTTACCAAGACAAATAATGGTTACTGGTGGGTTAGATAGTAAGTCTAGTGTCTTTATGAGGTAA
- the HRK1 gene encoding putative serine/threonine protein kinase HRK1 — MPNLLSRNPFHGHHSDHHHDRDNSSSNNPPQLIRSSKSFLNFIGRKQSNDSLRSEKSTDSMKSTTTTTNYTTSNINNNSHSHTNTTTISTNNNNNNNNNETHHHHNVSHALHDYTSPASPKQTHSMAELKRFFRPSVNKKLSMSQLRSKKNSTHSPPPSKSTSTVNLNNHYRAQHPHGFTDHYAHTQSAIPPSSDSILSLSNNINIYHDDCILAQKYGKLGKLLGSGAGGSVKVLVRPTDGATFAVKEFRPRKPNESVKDYAKKCTAEFCIGSTLHHPNVIETVDVFSDSKQNKYYEVMEYCPIDFFAVVMTGKMSRGEINCCLKQLTEGVKYLHSMGLAHRDLKLDNCVMTSQGILKLIDFGSAVVFRYPFEDGVTMAHGIVGSDPYLAPEVITSTKSYDPQCVDIWSIGIIYCCMMLKRFPWKAPRDSDDNFKLYCMPDDIDHDYSESAKHHEELLKERKEKRQRFLNHNDCSSISQQPPIHESDSKPVQNQIPTPTPTQDNKNSNKPEIVIEPEAGQKEAEDNDNDDSNNDKESTPANDKASTKINVIADGNDNDGTQAPVDADVNANVNKNVNADKAPHGQQQHHDRRHSNSPDNKLMQQHKGPHHKKIIHGPYRLLRLLPHASRPIMSRILQVDPKKRATLDDIFNDDWFASIAACTTDSKNATIRAPGHHHTLVREENAHLETYKV; from the coding sequence ATGCCCAATCTATTGTCAAGAAACCCCTTCCACGGTCATCACAGCGATCACCATCATGATCGTGATAATTCGTCCTCTAACAACCCGCCGCAGTTGATTAGAAGCTCTAAATCTTTCTTAAACTTCATTGGTAGAAAGCAGAGTAATGACTCATTAAGAAGCGAGAAATCTACAGATTCAATGAAATCTACCACAACTACCACCAACTACACCACATcaaacatcaacaacaactcCCATAGCCATACCaacacaacaacaatttccacaaacaataataataacaataacaataacgaAACACACCACCATCATAATGTCTCTCACGCACTCCATGACTACACTTCTCCAGCATCACCGAAACAAACTCACTCCATGGCcgaattgaaaagattttttagaCCCtctgtaaataaaaaactatCTATGTCCCAACTGcgttcaaaaaaaaatagcacTCATTCTCCACCGCCATCAAAATCGACTTCTACAGTCAACTTAAATAACCACTATCGCGCTCAGCACCCCCACGGTTTTACGGACCATTACGCCCATACTCAATCTGCTATACCGCCGAGCTCAGATTCCATCCTGTCTCTGTCAAATAATATCAACATCTATCATGATGATTGTATCTTGGCCCAGAAGTACGGGAAATTGGGTAAGCTACTGGGTTCCGGTGCAGGTGGGTCCGTTAAAGTTCTTGTGAGACCTACTGACGGTGCCACTTTTGCCGTTAAGGAATTTAGACCAAGAAAACCAAATGAAAGTGTCAAAGATTATGCCAAGAAATGTACCGCGGAATTTTGCATAGGTTCCACGCTACACCATCCAAACGTTATCGAAACAGTCGACGTTTTCTCTGATtccaaacaaaacaaatattaTGAAGTTATGGAGTACTGTCCGATTGATTTCTTTGCAGTTGTCATGACGGGTAAAATGTCTCGTGGTGAGATCAATTGTTGTTTAAAGCAACTGACCGAAGGTGTGAAGTATTTACATTCTATGGGGCTAGCACACAGAGATTTGAAACTAGACAATTGTGTCATGACTTCTCAGGGGATTTTGAAGTTGATCGATTTTGGTAGTGCTGTTGTATTTAGATATCCTTTTGAAGATGGCGTAACTATGGCCCACGGGATCGTGGGTAGTGATCCTTATTTGGCGCCTGAAGTAATCACTTCTACGAAATCATATGATCCTCAATGCGTCGACATATGGTCTATTGGGATCATATATTGTTGTATGATGCTGAAAAGGTTCCCATGGAAAGCTCCCAGAGATTCCGAtgacaatttcaaattgtaCTGTATGCCGGATGATATAGACCATGATTATTCGGAATCAGCCAAACATCATGAAGAGTTattaaaggaaagaaaggaGAAGCGCCAAAGGTTTTTGAACCACAATGACTGTTCCAGTATCAGTCAACAGCCACCAATCCATGAATCGGATTCAAAGCCggttcaaaatcaaatccCAACCCCAACACCTACACAAGATAATAAGAACAGTAATAAACCTGAGATTGTGATTGAACCAGAAGCCGGACAAAAAGAAGCCGAGGACAATGATAACGATGACAGCAATAATGATAAGGAAAGTACGCCAGCTAACGACAAAGCAAGCACTAAAATTAATGTTATTGCGGACggaaatgataatgatggtACACAAGCTCCAGTAGACGCCGACGTTAACGCCAATGTGAACAAGAATGTTAATGCAGATAAAGCTCCTCATGGACAACAACAGCACCACGACAGACGCCATAGTAATTCTCCGGACAATAAATTGATGCAACAACATAAAGGTCCTCATCATAAAAAGATCATTCACGGCCCATACCGTTTGTTACGTCTATTGCCACATGCTTCAAGACCTATTATGTCTCGTATTCTGCAAGTGGATCCAAAGAAGAGAGCTACCTTAGACgatatttttaatgatGATTGGTTTGCCTCTATTGCCGCTTGTACGACGGATTCTAAAAATGCAACTATTAGAGCACCTGGTCACCATCATACGTTGGTTAGAGAGGAAAACGCTCATCTAGAAACCTATAAGGTTTAA
- the YTM1 gene encoding Ytm1p, protein MAEDKSQVKIRFFTREKDEALHVQETPMYAPISLKRYGLSEVVNHLLDSDKPVPFDFLIDGELLRTSLQDYLTKKGLSSETSLNVEYTRAVLPPSYLNSFSNEDWISSLDVGDNSKHIISGSYDGIVRTWNLSGNVQKQYSGHSGPIRAVKYISNTRLVSAGNDRTLRLWKTKNDDLKLTPQQRAAEDEDEEANIEDGKTLAILEGHKAPVVSIDVSDNSRILSASYDNSIGFWSTIYKEMNIVDPLEDINNPNNKISTAARKRRKLTMKDGTIRRRAPLSLLESHTAPVEQVIFDSTDNTVGYSVSQDHTIKTWDLVTARCIDTRATSYSLLSIAQLPSLNLLACGSSARHITLHDPRLGASSKVTQQQLIGHKNFVSSLDTCPENEYILCSGSHDGTVKVWDVRSTSPMYTITREDKSVQKGVNDKVFAVKWAEKVGIISAGQDKKIQINKGDNIFKN, encoded by the coding sequence ATGGCGGAAGATAAGTCGCAGGTCAAGATCAGGTTTTTCACCCGTGAGAAGGATGAAGCATTACATGTCCAAGAAACACCAATGTACGCACCCATCTCTTTGAAGAGATACGGGCTGTCCGAAGTTGTTAATCACCTATTGGACTCGGATAAGCCTGTTCCTTTCGATTTCTTGATTGACGGTGAGCTGTTGCGTACTTCATTGCAGGACTACTTGACTAAGAAAGGTCTATCCAGTGAAACTTCGCTGAATGTAGAATATACCAGGGCTGTCCTGCCACCATCGTATTTGAACAGTTTCAGCAATGAAGACTGGATCAGTTCCCTAGACGTGGGCGACAACTCAAAACACATCATCAGTGGTTCTTATGATGGTATTGTCCGTACTTGGAATCTATCAGGTAACGTGCAAAAGCAATACAGTGGCCATTCCGGTCCTATCCGTGCTGTCAAATACATCTCGAACACAAGACTAGTTTCAGCCGGTAACGACCGTACTTTAAGACTATGGAAAACCAAAAACGATGACTTGAAATTGACTCCGCAACAACGAGCAGccgaagacgaagatgaagaagccaATATTGAAGATGGTAAGACCTTGGCAATTTTGGAAGGTCACAAGGCACCAGTCGTCTCCATCGACGTGTCCGACAACTCCAGAATATTATCTGCGTCTTACGATAACTCCATTGGGTTCTGGTCTACTATTTACAAAGAAATGAACATCGTGGATCCATTAGAAGACATAAATAAcccaaataataaaatatcCACTGCAGccaggaaaagaagaaagttgACGATGAAAGATGGTACCATCAGAAGACGTGCTCCACTATCTCTATTAGAATCCCACACAGCCCCCGTGGAACAGGTGATTTTTGACTCCACTGATAACACCGTCGGTTATTCCGTATCGCAAGACCATACTATTAAGACATGGGATTTGGTCACCGCTAGATGCATAGACACAAGAGCCACATCGTACTCGTTACTTTCCATTGCACAATTGCCCTCCTTGAACTTGTTGGCGTGCGGGTCCAGCGCCAGACACATCACATTGCATGATCCTCGTTTAGGGGCATCTTCCAAGGTCACGCAGCAACAACTAATTGGTCATAAAAACTTTGTCTCTTCATTGGACACCTGTCCCGAGAACGAGTACATCCTGTGCTCAGGTTCCCATGATGGGACTGTGAAAGTATGGGATGTCAGATCCACTTCTCCAATGTACACTATCACAAGAGAAGACAAATCGGTTCAAAAGGGTGTTAACGATAAAGTCTTTGCTGTCAAGTGGGCAGAAAAGGTGGGCATTATTAGTGCTGGTCAAGATAAAAAGATTCAAATAAACAAGGGAGAcaacatcttcaaaaattaa
- the TPO4 gene encoding Tpo4p produces the protein MSSPNIEANSNTQTGEHLVSKSANKNSQDSSSSTSSIMEDEKMSNSNADSTDSNDEPIDPKDLDWDGLDDPDNPHNWPSWKKWYATMSSALLCLVVTMGSSLYVSSVPELVARYHVSQTLALSGLTFYLLGLATVIGAPLSEVFGRKPVYLFSLPASMLFTMGVGLSNGHMRIILPLRFLSGVFASPALSVGSGTILDIFDVDQVSVAMTYFVLSPFLGPVLSPIMAGFATEAKGWRWSEWIQLIAGGLVLPFIATMPETHKGIILKKRAKKRNMVLKKFTREDQKAFIKTTVTTTILRPLKMLVVEPIVFVFSIYVAFIFAILFGFFEAYAVIYRGVYHMGAGVSGLPFIGIGVGLWVGAFFYLYTDRKYLFPKPPAGTPPLSENQRTSKRTEPFRGARNPDTNELLPIVPEKFLIACKFGSVALPIGLFWQAWTARPDVHWMAPVAAGVPFGFGLILIFFSVLMYFSTCYPPLTVASCLAANNLLRYVMSSVFPLFTIQMYTKMKIKWASTLFALLCVVMIPIPWVFEKWGSKLRHKSQFGYAAMQKEAEAEGDVDDFNTANGEMNLTRMATLRTMETDPSTGGAAGERLALHRTHTQTNQSSFKHEGTQRQQKPNEPISNSLFSAVKDTEDGYSYTEMTTDASARIV, from the coding sequence ATGTCTTCTCCCAACATCGAAGCTAACTCTAATACCCAAACAGGTGAACACCTTGTTTCTAAATCCGCGAACAAGAACAGCCAggattcatcatcatctacAAGCTCGATAatggaagatgaaaaaatgtcGAACTCGAATGCAGATTCGACCGATAGCAACGATGAACCGATTGACCCAAAAGATCTAGACTGGGATGGGCTTGATGACCCGGATAACCCACACAACTGGCCCTCTTGGAAGAAATGGTATGCTACGATGTCTTCCGCCCTTCTTTGTTTGGTGGTTACGATGGGTAGTTCTCTTTACGTCTCCTCCGTACCAGAATTGGTAGCTAGGTACCATGTTAGCCAGACCTTGGCCCTTTCTGGGTTAACTTTCTACCTTTTGGGTCTAGCGACGGTTATTGGCGCTCCATTGAGTGAAGTATTCGGTCGTAAACCCGTCTATTTGTTCTCCTTGCCCGCATCGATGCTCTTCACTATGGGTGTTGGTTTGTCCAATGGTCACATGAGAATCATTTTACCCTTAAGATTTCTATCCGGTGTCTTTGCCTCCCCTGCTTTGTCCGTTGGTTCAGGTACCATCTTGGATATCTTTGATGTCGATCAGGTCTCTGTTGCCATGACATATTTTGTCCTATCTCCATTTTTGGGGCCCGTTTTATCACCAATCATGGCTGGGTTCGCTACTGAAGCCAAGGGGTGGCGTTGGTCTGAATGGATCCAATTGATAGCTGGTGGATTGGTTCTACCATTCATTGCTACCATGCCAGAAACCCATAAAGGGATTATCTTGAAAAAGCGtgccaagaagagaaatatggtcttgaaaaaattcaccaGAGAGGACCAAAAGGCGTTCATCAAAACCACCGTCACCACCACAATTCTAAGACCATTGAAAATGCTTGTAGTCGAGCcaattgtttttgttttcagcATTTACGTCGCTTTCatttttgccattttatttggatttttcgaAGCATATGCTGTCATCTACCGTGGTGTTTACCACATGGGTGCTGGTGTATCTGGGTTACCATTCATCGGCATTGGTGTCGGTTTATGGGTGGGTGCTTTCTTCTATCTATATACCGATAGGAAATACCTTTTCCCCAAACCACCTGCAGGCACACCACCTCTAAGtgaaaatcaaagaacTTCCAAGAGAACTGAACCATTCAGAGGCGCAAGAAACCCTGATACCAATGAACTGTTACCAATTGTTCctgaaaagtttttgattGCTTGTAAATTTGGTTCTGTAGCATTGCCCATCGGTCTATTTTGGCAAGCATGGACGGCCAGACCAGATGTTCACTGGATGGCCCCAGTGGCTGCCGGTGTGCCATTTGGCTTtggtttgattttgatttttttcagtgtTTTGATGTATTTCTCTACATGTTATCCACCCTTAACCGTTGCTTCCTGTTTGGCCGCTAACAATCTATTAAGGTATGTCATGAGTAGTGTCTTCCCACTTTTCACCATCCAAATGTAtacgaaaatgaaaatcaagTGGGCAAGCACATTATTTGCTCTACTTTGTGTTGTGATGATCCCAATCCCATGGGTTTTCGAAAAATGGGGGAGTAAGCTAAGACACAAGTCGCAATTCGGTTATGCAGCCATGCAAAAGGAGGCTGAAGCCGAAGGTGACGTTGATGACTTTAATACTGCCAATGGTGAAATGAACTTGACAAGAATGGCAACTTTAAGAACTATGGAAACAGACCCTTCGACCGGGGGAGCTGCAGGTGAAAGGTTAGCATTACACAGAACTCATACACAGACAAACCAATCCTCATTCAAACACGAGGGCACACAACGCCAACAAAAGCCAAACGAGCCCATCTCCAATAGTCTATTCTCAGCTGTTAAGGATACCGAAGATGGCTATTCATATACAGAAATGACAACTGATGCCTCTGCAAGAATTGTCTAG
- the FSF1 gene encoding Fsf1p, giving the protein MASSVPGPIELPASRYDLSTYWGRIRHCAGISDPTMLLTSEKDLAHAKEIISAYRHGELKETTPEFWRAKKQLDSTVHPDTGETVLLPFRMSSNVLSNLVVTVGMLTPGLGTAGTVFWQWANQSLNVAVNSANANKSHPMSTSQLLTNYAAAVTASCGVALGLNNLVPKLKNISPHSRLIMGRLVPFAAVVSAGIVNVFLMRGNEIRKGISVFDANGDEVGKSKKAAFMAVGETALSRVINATPTMVIPPLLLVRLQRGVLKGKSLGVQTLANLALISVTMFSALPFALGIFPQRQSIHLSKLEPELHDKKDKDGKTIEKVYFNRGI; this is encoded by the coding sequence ATGGCATCATCAGTCCCGGGGCCCATCGAATTGCCCGCATCCCGCTATGATCTCTCCACGTACTGGGGCAGAATCCGCCATTGTGCAGGAATCTCCGATCCTACCATGTTGCTCACCAGTGAGAAGGACCTGGCGCACGCCAAAGAAATCATCAGTGCGTACCGCCATGGGGAGTTGAAGGAGACCACGCCGGAGTTCTGGCGGGCTAAGAAGCAGCTGGACTCCACCGTGCATCCGGACACAGGCGAGACGGTTCTTCTGCCCTTCCGCATGTCCTCCAACGTGCTGTCCAACCTGGTGGTCACCGTCGGGATGTTGACCCCTGGTTTGGGTACCGCAGGTACCGTGTTCTGGCAATGGGCGAACCAGTCGTTGAACGTTGCCGTTAATTCTGCGAACGCCAACAAGTCCCATCCAATGTCGACGTCCCAGTTGCTCACCAACTATGCCGCCGCAGTGACAGCGTCGTGTGGTGTGGCACTCGGGTTGAACAACCTGGTGCCcaagttgaaaaacatCTCCCCACATTCGAGATTGATCATGGGCCGTCTGGTGCCCTTTGCCGCCGTCGTGAGTGCCGGTATTGTCAACGTCTTTTTGATGAGAGGCAATGAGATCAGAAAGGGTATCTCTGTGTTCGACGCAAACGGCGATGAGGTCGGAAAATCGAAGAAGGCTGCCTTCATGGCTGTCGGGGAGACCGCCCTGAGTAGGGTCATCAACGCCACTCCAACAATGGTCATTCCACCTTTGTTGTTGGTTAGACTGCAACGCGGTGTTTTGAAAGGTAAGTCCCTTGGGGTGCAAACTTTGGCTAACCTGGCGTTGATCTCAGTCACCATGTTTTCCGCCCTGCCTTTTGCTTTGGGTATTTTCCCCCAAAGACAATCGATCCATTTGAGCAAACTGGAGCCCGAATTACATGACAAGAAGGACAAGGACGGGAAGACAATCGAAAAAGTCTACTTCAATAGAGGTATTTAG
- the VPH1 gene encoding H(+)-transporting V0 sector ATPase subunit a gives MSEKEEAIFRSAEMALVQFYIPQEISRDSAYTLGQVGLVQFRDLNSKVRAFQRTFVNEIRRLDNVERQYRYFYSLLNKHNIKLYEGDTDKYLDGSGELYAPPSGSVIDDYVQNASYLEERLIQMEDATDQIELQKNDLEQYRFILQSGDEFFLKGDNIDSTSYMDEDMIDANGENIAAAIGASVNYVTGVISREKVATLEQILWRVLRGNLFFKTVEITEPVYDVKTKEYKQKNAFIIFSHGDLIIKRIRKIAESLDANLYEVDSSNEGRAQQLMKVNKSLSDLYTVLKTTSTTLESELYAIAKELDSWFQDITREKSVFEILNKSNFDTNRKILIAEGWIPKDELATLQARLGEMISRLGIDVPSIIQVLDTNHTPPTFHRTNKFTSGFQNICDCYGIAQYREINAGLPTIVTFPFMFAIMFGDIGHGFLMFLAALALVLNESKINKMKRGEIFDMAYSGRYIILLMGAFSMYTGFLYNDVFSKTLTVFKSGWKWPDHWKKGESITATSVGTYPIGLDWAWHGTENALLFSNSYKMKLSILMGFIHMTYSYFFSLANHLYFNSMIDIIGNFIPGLLFMQGIFGYLSVCIVYKWAVDWIKDGKAAPGLLNMLINMFLSPGTIDDELYPHQAKVQVFLLLMALICIPWLLLVKPLHFKFSQKKKSHEPLASTDAGASSEDLEAQDLITTMDADDAEEEEVGSGSHGEEFGDIMIHQVIHTIEFCLNCVSHTASYLRLWALSLAHAQLSSVLWTMTIQIAFGFRGFLGVFMTVALFAMWFALTCAVLVLMEGTSAMLHSLRLHWVESMSKFFVGEGLPYEPFTFEYKDMEVAVASASSAAVTSS, from the coding sequence atgtcGGAGAAGGAGGAAGCGATTTTTCGCTCTGCTGAAATGGCTTTGGTCCAGTTCTATATCCCTCAAGAAATCTCAAGGGACTCGGCCTACACTTTAGGGCAAGTGGGTCTGGTGCAATTCCGTGATTTGAATTCCAAAGTGCGTGCATTTCAAAGAACTTTCGTCAACGAAATTAGAAGACTTGACAATGTTGAAAGACAGTATCGTTACTtttattctcttttgaataaacaCAACATAAAGCTTTATGAAGGAGATACTGACAAGTATTTGGATGGCTCTGGTGAATTGTACGCTCCACCAAGCGGTTCTGTGATAGACGATTATGTTCAAAATGCCTCTTATTTGGAAGAAAGATTGATACAAATGGAGGACGCAACTGATCAAATCGAActgcaaaaaaatgatttggaaCAATACCGCTTTATTTTGCAATCAGGGGATGAGTTCTTCTTGAAGGGTGACAATATCGACAGCACTTCCTACATGGATGAAGACATGATCGATGCCAATGGAGAAAACATTGCAGCTGCCATTGGTGCATCTGTCAATTACGTTACTGGTGTGATCTCAAGAGAGAAAGTTGCAACTTTAGAACAAATTCTTTGGAGAGTTCTAAGAGGTaaccttttctttaaaactGTTGAAATCACGGAACCTGTGTACGACGTCAAGACCAAAGAatacaaacaaaagaatgCCTTTATTATATTCTCTCACGGTGACCTAATCATcaaaagaattagaaaaattgcAGAATCTCTAGATGCCAATTTGTACGAAGTTGATTCTTCCAATGAAGGTAGAGCTCAACAATTGATGAAAGTCAACAAGAGCTTGAGTGATTTGTACActgttttgaaaaccaCTTCCACTACTTTAGAAAGCGAATTGTATGCTATTGCGAAGGAATTGGACTCTTGGTTTCAGGACATTACTCGTGAGAAGTccgtttttgaaattttgaacaaatctAACTTTGATACGAACAGAAAGATTTTAATTGCTGAAGGTTGGATTCCAAAGGATGAATTGGCCACTTTACAAGCCCGTCTTGGCGAAATGATTTCAAGATTGGGTATTGATGTGCCATCCATCATCCAAGTATTGGATACCAACCATACACCACCTACTTTCCATAGAACCAACAAGTTTACTTCTGGTTTCCAAAATATCTGTGACTGTTATGGTATTGCGCAATACAGAGAAATTAATGCTGGTTTACCCACAATCGTCACTTTCCCATTCATGTTTGCTATCATGTTTGGTGATATTGGTCACGGGttcttgatgtttttaGCCGCATTAGCTCTTGTTTTGAATGAAAGtaaaatcaacaaaatgaaaagaggCGAAATCTTTGACATGGCTTATTCAGGTAGATACATCATTTTGTTGATGGGTGCCTTTTCCATGTACACCGGTTTCCTCTACAACGATGTCTTTTCCAAGACATTAACAGTTTTCAAGTCAGGTTGGAAATGGCCTGATCATTGGAAGAAAGGTGAGAGCATTACCGCTACTTCTGTCGGGACATATCCTATTGGGTTGGATTGGGCTTGGCATGGAACTGAAAACgctttgttgttttcaaattcataCAAGATGAAATTATCAATTTTGATGGGTTTCATTCATATGACATATTcctatttcttttcattggcAAACCATCTCTACTTTAATTCCATGATTGACATTATTGGTAACTTTATTCCtggtttattatttatgCAAGGTATTTTTGGTTATCTTTCCGTTTGTATCGTATACAAATGGGCCGTTGATTGGATCAAAGATGGGAAGGCCGCACCTGGGTTATTGAATATGTTGATCAATATGTTCTTGTCACCAGGAACCATTGATGATGAACTATACCCTCATCAAGCAAAGGTTCAAGTGTTTTTGTTGCTAATGGCCTTGATTTGTATTCCTTGGTTATTATTGGTGAAACCTTTACATTTCAAATTCtcgcaaaaaaagaaatcgcATGAGCCATTAGCATCAACCGATGCAGGTGCTAGTTCAGAAGACTTAGAAGCACAAGATTTAATTACCACAATGGACGCTGAtgatgctgaagaagaagaagttggtTCTGGTTCTCATGGTGAGGAATTCGGCGATATTATGATCCATCAAGTTATCCATACTATTGAATTCTGTTTGAACTGTGTTTCACACACAGCATCCTATTTACGTCTATGGGCTTTGTCATTAGCACATGCGCAATTGTCAAGTGTTTTATGGACAATGACAATTCAAATTGCTTTTGGATTTAGAGGATTTTTGGGGGTGTTTATGACAGTCGCACTTTTCGCCATGTGGTTTGCACTAACTTGCGCGGTTCTAGTTTTAATGGAAGGTACATCTGCCATGTTACATTCCTTACGTTTGCACTGGGTTGAATCTATGTCCAAATTTTTCGTCGGTGAAGGTTTACCATATGAACCATTTACATTCGAGTACAAGGATATGGAGGTAGCTGTTGCTAGTGCCAGTTCTGCTGCTGTCACTTCCAGCTAA